Proteins encoded together in one Cellulomonas gilvus ATCC 13127 window:
- a CDS encoding helix-turn-helix domain-containing protein has translation MARHNPPAVGVPDEPPDDAPDDASGAAPAEQTFPLDRRTLTPEALKAFAHPLRIAMYRDLSAHGRATASQIARRLGESTGQTSYHLRQLERHGFIEDDPDAPTGGRERWWRPVGFTMERRDVTDPASRLAAGIALRAVVQERAEMLQRWFDSFDSFDELDLWSESAMHVSSTSDLTPDESRALTQELAAVLDRHTEAAKQRKRAGETEGRRRVRAFLDVFPLPLDD, from the coding sequence ATGGCTCGGCACAACCCCCCTGCCGTCGGCGTGCCCGACGAGCCCCCTGACGACGCCCCTGACGACGCATCCGGCGCGGCTCCTGCCGAGCAGACGTTCCCGCTCGACCGGCGCACGCTGACGCCCGAGGCGCTCAAGGCGTTCGCCCACCCGCTGCGGATCGCGATGTACCGGGACCTGTCGGCGCACGGGCGCGCGACCGCGAGCCAGATCGCCCGGCGGCTGGGGGAGAGCACGGGGCAGACGAGCTACCACCTGCGCCAGCTCGAGCGGCACGGCTTCATCGAGGACGACCCGGACGCCCCGACGGGCGGACGCGAGCGGTGGTGGCGGCCCGTGGGCTTCACGATGGAGCGACGTGACGTCACCGACCCCGCGTCGCGGCTCGCCGCAGGGATCGCGCTGCGCGCCGTGGTGCAGGAGCGCGCCGAGATGCTGCAGCGGTGGTTCGACTCGTTCGACTCGTTCGACGAGCTGGACCTGTGGAGCGAGTCGGCGATGCACGTCTCCTCGACCAGCGACCTCACGCCCGACGAGAGCCGCGCCCTGACCCAGGAGCTCGCCGCGGTGCTGGACCGGCACACCGAGGCCGCCAAGCAGCGCAAGCGTGCGGGCGAGACCGAGGGGCGACGACGCGTGCGGGCGTTCCTCGACGTGTTCCCGCTGCCGCTCGACGACTGA
- a CDS encoding TrmH family RNA methyltransferase — MEESEVGVPPWPGGPEAWPDDPRYDPELLAHGDRRNVADRYRYWSLEAVVADLDTRRHGFHVAIENWQHDLNIGSVVRTANAFLACEVHIVGRRRWNRRGAMVTDRYQHVRHHPDVADLIAWANSEDLPVLGVDNLPGSVPLEGYALPRACVLLFGQESVGLSDEARAAAVDVLHIAQFGSTRSINAGAAAAIAMHAWITQHAALEPVPWEGRPGREFPG, encoded by the coding sequence GTGGAGGAGTCCGAGGTCGGGGTCCCTCCGTGGCCAGGGGGTCCGGAGGCATGGCCCGACGACCCGCGCTACGACCCCGAGCTGCTCGCGCACGGCGACCGCCGCAACGTCGCGGACCGGTACCGGTACTGGTCGCTCGAGGCGGTCGTCGCCGACCTCGACACGCGCCGGCACGGGTTCCACGTCGCGATCGAGAACTGGCAGCACGACCTCAACATCGGGTCCGTGGTGCGCACCGCCAACGCGTTCCTGGCGTGCGAGGTGCACATCGTCGGGCGCCGCCGCTGGAACCGTCGTGGCGCGATGGTCACCGACCGCTACCAGCACGTGCGGCACCACCCGGACGTCGCCGACCTGATCGCGTGGGCGAACTCCGAGGACCTGCCGGTGCTCGGCGTGGACAACCTGCCGGGCTCGGTGCCGCTCGAGGGATACGCGCTGCCGCGCGCGTGCGTGCTGCTGTTCGGGCAGGAGTCCGTGGGCCTGTCCGACGAGGCGCGCGCCGCGGCCGTCGACGTGCTGCACATCGCGCAGTTCGGCTCCACCCGGTCCATCAACGCGGGTGCCGCGGCCGCGATCGCGATGCACGCGTGGATCACGCAGCACGCAGCCCTGGAGCCGGTCCCATGGGAAGGACGTCCCGGACGCGAATTCCCCGGGTAG
- a CDS encoding STAS domain-containing protein codes for MIEISTSPTSTTLVISGDLDLAERDQFPEVAARVVGLRRQLVVIDMCKVTFMDSTGAAFLIALADSARKRGGAAVLRGADPRDLFVLEICGALELFRIDQDHSCDDAVPVTDFTAPATT; via the coding sequence ATGATCGAGATCTCCACATCGCCGACGAGCACCACGCTCGTGATCTCCGGCGACCTCGACCTCGCCGAGCGGGACCAGTTCCCCGAGGTCGCCGCGCGCGTGGTCGGCCTGCGGCGCCAGCTCGTCGTGATCGACATGTGCAAGGTGACGTTCATGGACTCCACCGGCGCCGCGTTCCTCATCGCGCTGGCCGACTCGGCGCGCAAGCGCGGCGGTGCCGCCGTGCTGCGCGGCGCCGACCCGCGGGACCTGTTCGTGCTGGAGATCTGCGGCGCGCTCGAGCTGTTCCGGATCGACCAGGACCACTCGTGCGACGACGCGGTCCCGGTGACCGACTTCACGGCACCCGCCACCACCTGA
- a CDS encoding MFS transporter, protein MTTTARAEQDTPVAGAPEQAALGRRFHALLATTGLANLGDGIVQMGAPLVALTLTRSPGQIALLAAATWLPWLVLGLVGGVVVDRTDRRTTQVVALIARAVLLAAGTWLALTDALTMPSLVLLVLAYGVTEVFADLAQTSLVPDLVPRSRLQAANGRVLAVQQVTNTFVGSPLAGVMLALGTGWVFGVPAAMAVVAVLVLLRGVPGRYRAGRTEKTAAVADVREGIRYVVHHPVLRPFVIGGGLMNMASTAYFAVFVLWVVGPGSRMEMQPAHFPLVTAVLAVGAVAGSLVTERLVARLPELGVMYACWFAAVPLLLVPVLWPTVPALGAAVLLIGFTNTIGNTISQSLRQRIVPRALLGRTSGAGRTIAFGLMPVGALLGGVVAEHAGIAAVLVGSTVVAAAAAAYPLLTVSRATVAAAEPDGTAELA, encoded by the coding sequence ATGACCACCACCGCACGCGCCGAGCAGGACACGCCGGTCGCAGGAGCCCCGGAGCAGGCCGCGCTCGGTCGGCGGTTCCACGCGCTGCTGGCCACCACCGGGCTCGCGAACCTCGGTGACGGCATCGTGCAGATGGGGGCCCCGCTCGTGGCGCTGACCCTCACCCGCTCCCCCGGCCAGATCGCGCTGCTCGCGGCCGCGACGTGGCTGCCCTGGCTCGTGCTCGGGCTGGTGGGCGGGGTCGTCGTCGACCGCACCGACCGTCGGACCACCCAGGTGGTCGCGCTGATCGCACGCGCGGTGCTGCTCGCCGCGGGCACGTGGCTCGCGCTCACCGACGCGCTGACCATGCCCTCGCTCGTCCTGCTCGTGCTCGCCTACGGCGTGACCGAGGTGTTCGCGGACCTCGCCCAGACCTCGCTGGTGCCCGACCTGGTCCCGCGCAGCAGGTTGCAGGCGGCCAACGGCCGCGTCCTCGCGGTGCAGCAGGTGACCAACACGTTCGTCGGCAGCCCGCTCGCCGGCGTCATGCTCGCGCTGGGCACCGGCTGGGTGTTCGGCGTCCCCGCGGCGATGGCCGTCGTCGCCGTCCTCGTGCTCCTGCGCGGCGTACCCGGGCGCTACCGCGCGGGACGCACCGAGAAGACCGCCGCCGTCGCGGACGTGCGCGAGGGGATCCGGTACGTGGTGCACCACCCCGTGCTGCGGCCGTTCGTCATCGGCGGAGGGCTCATGAACATGGCGAGCACGGCGTACTTCGCGGTGTTCGTGCTGTGGGTGGTGGGTCCGGGCTCGCGCATGGAGATGCAGCCCGCCCACTTCCCGCTCGTCACCGCGGTGCTCGCCGTGGGGGCCGTCGCCGGCTCGCTGGTCACGGAGCGGCTGGTCGCGCGCCTGCCCGAGCTGGGTGTGATGTACGCGTGCTGGTTCGCGGCCGTGCCGCTGCTCCTGGTCCCCGTGCTCTGGCCCACCGTGCCCGCGCTCGGCGCGGCGGTGCTCCTCATCGGGTTCACCAACACGATCGGCAACACGATCTCGCAGTCGCTGCGGCAGCGGATCGTGCCGCGCGCGCTGCTGGGCCGCACGTCGGGCGCGGGACGCACCATCGCGTTCGGGCTCATGCCTGTGGGCGCGCTGCTCGGCGGCGTGGTCGCGGAGCACGCCGGGATCGCCGCCGTGCTCGTCGGCTCGACCGTGGTCGCGGCGGCCGCCGCGGCCTACCCCCTGCTCACCGTGAGCCGCGCGACCGTCGCGGCCGCCGAGCCTGACGGCACCGCCGAGCTCGCGTGA
- a CDS encoding ATP-binding SpoIIE family protein phosphatase, translating to MVNTPGASNAPVPPTDALVGRAEPAAEPPPDLLLAALREVAVPLALLDDHGTLVWANREFEASTGYDAAEARAHQRELLPERFRRHHETAAARAAMQADRATSVTLTLRRADDSLFECRLHVSPVRGSDGVRHWVAAFQDLTEQISHDAEQAALVEAERRERRSLGIIAQVSDLLMDVTDRSTPLHEIAGLLHRTVVGWAAFYVNDGGLRPADAVSDHRPPSGRGNRHGEARRPDGGDETRDTSDEVQALLDGEKDRPVDLDLEGSYVRGSASHWLAEQARRELGTRAVDGPVVVFPVPGRRRVIGVLVVDGRHGGGLAGLEPSTRTVVELTARRVGLTLDNARLYDREHRLAETLQRAMLPQQAEVDGLDVWTYYAPNSENVQVGGDWYDVLQIEPDVVGVVIGDVVGHDVEAAAAMGQLRSVVRSYAYDVTTPGPVLERVDQLVAGMRIPRSAGLVLSTLRRGADGWVLEYSRAGHLPALHSRAGRVEQLTGAGGPLIGFGGGTRETATLVLAPGDVLVYYTDGLIERRDRDLREGLAALEAVVQAVTARDSAGIGEELLSRLADHPEDDVAVVVVRVPDPADAAERSRSPRRRRWSLPSEPASVGRARHAVARTCHAWEMPDASNAELVVSELVANAVLHGYGHVSLQLYDTGDGLRIEVEDGNPAPPVSTDGHPGRVGGFGMQIVERLADWGWRQSSRGKVVWAKVRPGALPASAR from the coding sequence GTGGTCAACACCCCGGGCGCGTCGAATGCGCCCGTGCCGCCGACCGACGCCCTCGTCGGACGTGCCGAACCCGCCGCCGAGCCGCCGCCCGACCTGCTGCTCGCCGCGCTGCGCGAGGTCGCCGTCCCGCTGGCGCTGCTCGACGACCACGGCACGCTGGTGTGGGCGAACCGGGAGTTCGAGGCGTCCACGGGCTACGACGCCGCGGAGGCACGCGCGCACCAGCGCGAGCTGCTGCCCGAACGGTTCCGGCGCCACCACGAGACCGCCGCGGCGCGCGCGGCGATGCAGGCGGACCGCGCCACGTCGGTGACGCTCACGCTGCGCCGCGCGGACGACAGCCTGTTCGAGTGCCGGCTCCACGTCTCGCCCGTGCGCGGGTCGGACGGTGTGCGGCACTGGGTCGCCGCGTTCCAGGACCTGACCGAGCAGATCTCGCACGACGCCGAGCAGGCGGCCCTGGTCGAGGCCGAGCGGCGCGAACGTCGCAGCCTCGGCATCATCGCGCAGGTCTCCGACCTGCTCATGGACGTCACCGACCGGTCCACGCCGCTGCACGAGATCGCGGGCCTGCTGCACCGCACGGTCGTCGGGTGGGCCGCGTTCTACGTCAACGACGGCGGGTTGCGGCCCGCGGACGCCGTGAGCGACCACCGGCCGCCCTCGGGCCGCGGCAACCGGCACGGCGAGGCCCGGCGCCCCGACGGCGGCGACGAGACGCGGGACACGTCCGACGAGGTGCAGGCGCTGCTGGACGGCGAGAAGGACCGCCCGGTGGACCTCGACCTCGAGGGCTCCTACGTGCGCGGGTCCGCGTCGCACTGGCTCGCCGAGCAGGCACGCCGCGAGCTCGGCACGCGTGCGGTCGACGGGCCCGTCGTCGTGTTCCCCGTCCCCGGGCGCCGGCGCGTGATCGGGGTGCTCGTCGTGGACGGCCGGCACGGGGGAGGCCTGGCCGGGCTCGAGCCGTCGACCCGCACCGTGGTCGAGCTCACGGCACGCCGGGTCGGCCTCACGCTGGACAACGCGCGTCTGTACGACCGCGAGCACCGGCTGGCCGAGACGCTCCAGCGCGCGATGCTCCCGCAGCAGGCGGAGGTCGACGGCCTCGACGTGTGGACGTACTACGCCCCCAACTCCGAGAACGTTCAGGTGGGCGGCGACTGGTACGACGTGCTGCAGATCGAGCCCGACGTCGTCGGCGTCGTCATCGGCGACGTGGTGGGGCACGACGTCGAGGCGGCGGCCGCCATGGGTCAGCTGCGCTCCGTGGTGCGGTCCTACGCGTACGACGTCACGACGCCCGGCCCGGTGCTCGAGCGCGTCGACCAGCTGGTCGCGGGCATGCGCATCCCGCGGTCGGCCGGGCTGGTGCTGTCGACGCTGCGGCGCGGCGCGGACGGGTGGGTGCTCGAGTACTCGCGTGCGGGGCACCTGCCCGCGCTGCACTCCCGCGCGGGCCGCGTCGAGCAGCTCACCGGCGCGGGCGGGCCGCTGATCGGGTTCGGCGGTGGCACGCGGGAGACCGCGACGCTCGTGCTCGCGCCCGGTGACGTGCTCGTGTACTACACGGACGGGCTCATCGAGCGCCGCGACCGGGACCTGCGCGAGGGCCTCGCGGCGCTCGAGGCCGTGGTGCAGGCGGTCACGGCGCGCGACTCCGCCGGCATCGGCGAGGAGCTGTTGTCGCGGCTCGCGGACCACCCCGAGGACGACGTCGCGGTCGTGGTCGTGCGCGTGCCCGACCCCGCGGACGCCGCCGAGCGCAGCCGCAGCCCACGTCGTCGGCGCTGGTCGCTGCCCAGCGAGCCCGCGTCGGTGGGGCGCGCGCGGCACGCGGTGGCCCGCACGTGCCACGCGTGGGAGATGCCCGACGCGTCGAACGCCGAGCTCGTGGTGTCCGAGCTCGTCGCGAATGCGGTGCTGCACGGGTACGGCCACGTCTCGCTGCAGCTGTACGACACGGGCGACGGGCTGCGCATCGAGGTCGAGGACGGCAACCCCGCGCCGCCCGTGAGCACCGACGGCCACCCCGGGCGCGTCGGCGGGTTCGGCATGCAGATCGTCGAGCGGCTCGCCGACTGGGGCTGGCGGCAGTCGAGCCGCGGCAAGGTCGTGTGGGCGAAGGTGCGCCCGGGCGCGCTGCCGGCGTCCGCCCGCTGA
- the purD gene encoding phosphoribosylamine--glycine ligase gives MKILVVGTGAREHAIVRALRLDPSVTEVHAAPGNPGIGELATLHAVDQLDGAAVAGLARELGVELVVVGPEAPLVAGVADAVRAVGIPVFGPSGQAARLEGSKAFAKDVMAEAGVPTAAPRLVTSEDRIDDALDAFGAPYVVKEDGLAAGKGVVVTDDRPTAYEHARACLAKEGGAVVVEEYLDGPEVSLFVLSDGTDVVPLVPAQDFKRAHDGDAGPNTGGMGAYSPLPWAPADLVEEVLETVARPTVAAMARRGTPFVGVLYCGLALTSRGVRVVEFNARFGDPETQVVLARLRTPLAGVLLAAATGGLGALAPLEWSDDAAVTVVVASAGYPVDTRVGDPIGGLAAAAAEPGVHVLHAGTADDGGVLVSAGGRVLSVVGVGPDLSAARAAAYAGVGHVALPGSHHRTDIALRAAQH, from the coding sequence GTGAAGATCCTCGTCGTCGGCACCGGCGCCCGTGAGCACGCGATCGTCCGGGCGCTTCGCCTGGACCCGTCCGTCACCGAGGTGCACGCCGCACCCGGGAACCCCGGCATCGGCGAGCTCGCCACGCTGCACGCGGTCGACCAGCTCGACGGCGCGGCGGTCGCCGGCCTGGCGCGGGAGCTCGGCGTCGAGCTCGTCGTCGTCGGCCCGGAGGCGCCGCTCGTCGCGGGTGTCGCGGACGCGGTGCGCGCGGTCGGCATCCCGGTGTTCGGGCCGTCCGGGCAGGCCGCGCGGCTCGAGGGCTCCAAGGCGTTCGCCAAGGACGTCATGGCCGAGGCAGGCGTCCCCACCGCCGCGCCCCGCCTGGTGACGTCGGAGGACCGGATCGACGACGCGCTCGACGCGTTCGGCGCGCCGTACGTCGTCAAGGAGGACGGCCTCGCGGCAGGCAAGGGCGTCGTCGTGACCGACGACCGTCCGACCGCGTACGAGCACGCGCGCGCCTGCCTCGCGAAGGAGGGCGGCGCGGTCGTCGTCGAGGAGTACCTCGACGGGCCCGAGGTCTCGCTGTTCGTGCTGAGCGACGGCACCGACGTGGTCCCGCTGGTCCCCGCGCAGGACTTCAAGCGCGCGCACGACGGCGACGCGGGTCCGAACACGGGCGGCATGGGTGCGTACTCACCGCTGCCCTGGGCGCCCGCGGACCTGGTCGAGGAGGTCCTGGAGACCGTCGCCCGGCCGACCGTCGCGGCGATGGCCCGACGCGGCACGCCGTTCGTCGGGGTCCTCTACTGCGGGCTCGCGCTCACGTCCCGCGGCGTGCGCGTCGTCGAGTTCAACGCACGCTTCGGCGACCCCGAGACGCAGGTCGTGCTCGCGCGACTGCGCACCCCGCTCGCCGGGGTGCTGCTCGCCGCTGCCACCGGGGGCCTGGGTGCGCTCGCGCCGCTCGAGTGGTCCGACGACGCCGCGGTCACCGTGGTGGTCGCGTCCGCCGGGTACCCCGTGGACACGCGGGTGGGCGACCCGATCGGGGGTCTGGCCGCCGCGGCTGCGGAGCCCGGCGTGCACGTCCTGCACGCCGGTACGGCCGACGACGGCGGCGTGCTGGTCAGCGCTGGTGGCCGTGTGCTGTCGGTCGTCGGGGTCGGGCCTGACCTGTCCGCGGCGCGCGCCGCCGCGTACGCGGGCGTCGGCCACGTCGCGCTGCCCGGGTCGCACCACCGCACCGACATCGCCCTGCGCGCGGCGCAGCACTAG
- a CDS encoding adenylosuccinate synthase: MPAVVVLGVQWGDEGKGKATDQLGSRIDYVVKFNGGNNAGHTVVVGGEKYALHLLPSGILSPGVVPVIGNGVVIDIEVLFREIDALEGRGVDTSRLLVSSAAHVIAPYNRTLDKVTERFLGKRRIGTTGRGIGPAYADKINRVGIRVQDLFDENILRQKVEGALDQKNHLLVKVYNRRAITVDETLEDLLRFAERLRPFVADTPLELNRALDAGKTLVFEAGQATMLDVDHGTYPFVTSSSATAGGACTGSGVGPTRIDRVVGVAKAYTTRVGEGPFPTELLDDDGEWLRQTGGEFGTTTGRPRRTGWYDSVVSRYASRVNGLTDIVLTKLDVLTGRDRIPVCVAYDVDGQRFEEMPFDQSDFHHAKPVYEYLDGWTQDITDARDFDDLPAAAQRYLLRLEEISGTRISAIGVGPGREATIIRHDLLD, from the coding sequence ATGCCCGCCGTGGTGGTGCTCGGAGTCCAGTGGGGCGACGAGGGCAAGGGCAAGGCGACCGACCAGCTCGGTTCGCGCATCGACTACGTCGTGAAGTTCAACGGCGGCAACAACGCCGGCCACACGGTCGTCGTCGGTGGCGAGAAGTACGCGCTGCACCTGCTGCCCTCCGGGATCCTGTCGCCCGGCGTCGTACCTGTCATCGGCAACGGCGTCGTGATCGACATCGAGGTCCTGTTCCGGGAGATCGACGCGCTCGAGGGGCGCGGCGTGGACACCTCGCGCCTGCTCGTCTCGTCGGCCGCGCACGTGATCGCGCCCTACAACCGCACGCTCGACAAGGTCACCGAGCGCTTCCTCGGCAAGCGCCGGATCGGCACCACCGGCCGCGGGATCGGCCCCGCGTACGCGGACAAGATCAACCGCGTCGGCATCCGCGTGCAGGACCTGTTCGACGAGAACATCCTGCGGCAGAAGGTCGAGGGTGCGCTCGACCAGAAGAACCACCTGCTGGTGAAGGTCTACAACCGCCGTGCGATCACGGTCGACGAGACGCTCGAGGACCTGCTGCGCTTCGCCGAGCGGCTGCGCCCGTTCGTCGCGGACACGCCGCTCGAGCTCAACCGCGCGCTCGACGCGGGCAAGACGCTCGTCTTCGAGGCGGGTCAGGCGACCATGCTCGACGTCGACCACGGCACGTACCCGTTCGTCACGTCGTCGTCGGCCACCGCGGGCGGCGCCTGCACGGGTTCGGGCGTGGGCCCCACGCGCATCGACCGCGTGGTCGGCGTCGCCAAGGCCTACACGACGCGCGTGGGCGAGGGTCCGTTCCCCACCGAGCTGCTCGACGACGACGGCGAGTGGCTGAGGCAGACGGGTGGTGAGTTCGGCACGACGACCGGCCGACCGCGCCGCACGGGCTGGTACGACTCGGTGGTCTCGCGGTACGCGTCGCGCGTCAACGGGCTGACGGACATCGTCCTGACCAAGCTCGACGTGCTCACCGGCCGGGACCGCATCCCCGTGTGCGTGGCGTACGACGTCGACGGGCAGCGGTTCGAGGAGATGCCGTTCGACCAGAGCGACTTCCACCACGCGAAGCCCGTGTACGAGTACCTGGACGGCTGGACGCAGGACATCACGGACGCGCGGGACTTCGACGACCTGCCCGCGGCCGCGCAGCGCTACCTGCTGCGGCTCGAGGAGATCTCCGGCACGCGGATCAGCGCGATCGGCGTGGGCCCGGGCCGTGAGGCGACGATCATCCGGCACGACCTGCTCGACTGA
- a CDS encoding VTT domain-containing protein has product MLTTTALAAASMPALGPDFLDPDHLIASFGTAALLGIAVVIFIETGLLFPILPGDSLLFTAGALVAQGTLDINIAWLCVILFAAAFLGDQTGFLIGRKAGPRIFNKPDSRFFKKRYVDQTYAYFDRYGGRTIIVARFVPIVRTYAPVAAGVGNMRYRHFVTFNAIGALLWAVGVTLLGFALGNITFVKDNIELLLVGVVLISVIPIGVELGKGWLRRRRGESDEEPRDPRYDEPEERAAVERKAFE; this is encoded by the coding sequence ATGCTCACGACGACCGCGCTGGCGGCCGCCTCGATGCCCGCGCTCGGGCCGGACTTCCTGGACCCCGACCACCTGATCGCGTCGTTCGGCACAGCCGCGCTGCTGGGCATCGCGGTCGTCATCTTCATCGAGACCGGCCTGCTGTTCCCCATCCTGCCCGGCGACTCGCTGCTGTTCACCGCGGGGGCGCTGGTCGCGCAGGGCACGCTCGACATCAACATCGCGTGGCTGTGCGTCATCCTGTTCGCCGCCGCGTTCCTGGGCGACCAGACGGGCTTCCTCATCGGCCGCAAGGCGGGGCCCCGGATCTTCAACAAGCCCGACTCGCGGTTCTTCAAGAAGCGCTACGTCGACCAGACGTACGCCTACTTCGACCGCTACGGCGGCCGCACGATCATCGTCGCGCGGTTCGTGCCGATCGTGCGCACGTACGCCCCCGTCGCGGCCGGCGTGGGGAACATGCGCTACCGGCACTTCGTCACGTTCAACGCGATCGGTGCGCTCCTGTGGGCGGTCGGCGTGACGCTGCTGGGCTTCGCGCTGGGCAACATCACGTTCGTCAAGGACAACATCGAGCTGCTGCTCGTGGGCGTCGTGCTGATCTCGGTGATCCCGATCGGCGTCGAGCTCGGCAAGGGCTGGCTGCGCCGCCGCCGCGGCGAGTCCGACGAGGAGCCGCGCGACCCGCGGTACGACGAGCCGGAGGAGCGCGCCGCCGTCGAGCGGAAGGCCTTCGAGTGA
- the fbaA gene encoding class II fructose-bisphosphate aldolase: MAIATPEVYAEMIDRAKAGKFAYPAVNITSSQTVTAAIQGFAEAESDGIIQVSVGGAEYASGSTIKNRVAGSLALAAYATEVAKHYGVTIALHTDHCVKKNLDSWVKPLLALEAEQVKRGENPTFQSHMFDGSDIPLDENLVVAAELLELSQAARTILEIEVGVVGGEEDGHEAEINEKLYTTAEDGLATVRALGTGEKGRYLTALTFGNVHGVYKPGAVKLRPAILADIQKAVGAEVGKDSPFDLVFHGGSGSTAEEIAEAVDNGVIKMNIDTDTQYAFTRPVVGHMFSNYDGVLKIDGEVGNKKAYDPRAWGKLAEAGMAARIVEACQQLRSAGQKIG; this comes from the coding sequence ATGGCCATCGCCACCCCCGAGGTGTACGCCGAGATGATCGACCGCGCCAAGGCAGGCAAGTTCGCCTACCCGGCCGTCAACATCACGTCGTCGCAGACCGTCACCGCCGCCATCCAGGGCTTCGCGGAGGCCGAGTCGGACGGCATCATCCAGGTGTCCGTCGGCGGCGCGGAGTACGCGTCCGGCTCGACGATCAAGAACCGCGTCGCCGGTTCGCTCGCGCTGGCCGCGTACGCGACCGAGGTCGCGAAGCACTACGGCGTGACCATCGCGCTGCACACCGACCACTGCGTCAAGAAGAACCTGGACTCCTGGGTCAAGCCGCTCCTGGCGCTCGAGGCCGAGCAGGTCAAGCGGGGCGAGAACCCCACGTTCCAGTCGCACATGTTCGACGGCTCGGACATCCCGCTCGACGAGAACCTCGTCGTCGCCGCCGAGCTGCTCGAGCTCTCGCAGGCCGCGCGCACCATCCTCGAGATCGAGGTCGGCGTCGTCGGTGGCGAGGAGGACGGCCACGAGGCCGAGATCAACGAGAAGCTCTACACCACCGCCGAGGACGGCCTGGCCACCGTGCGTGCGCTCGGCACGGGCGAGAAGGGCCGCTACCTGACGGCCCTCACGTTCGGCAACGTGCACGGCGTGTACAAGCCGGGTGCGGTCAAGCTGCGCCCCGCGATCCTCGCGGACATCCAGAAGGCCGTCGGCGCCGAGGTCGGCAAGGACTCGCCGTTCGACCTGGTCTTCCACGGTGGGTCCGGCTCGACGGCCGAGGAGATCGCCGAGGCGGTCGACAACGGCGTCATCAAGATGAACATCGACACCGACACGCAGTACGCGTTCACGCGCCCCGTGGTCGGCCACATGTTCAGCAACTACGACGGCGTGCTGAAGATCGACGGCGAGGTGGGCAACAAGAAGGCCTACGACCCGCGCGCCTGGGGCAAGCTGGCCGAGGCCGGCATGGCCGCCCGCATCGTCGAGGCGTGCCAGCAGCTGCGTTCGGCCGGCCAGAAGATCGGCTGA
- a CDS encoding STAS domain-containing protein, with the protein MRDGNSPTGDQPVQPTREVLPGEGEPGAVAVIVGADATRIVLSGEVDADLGPELQEATAEAESMGLPIEVDAHHVTFMDSSGVAFLARLSIRSQHRVRLLRVPPTVRFLLEVTRIGELLDVVEESDERAFQPVAPEPGGVA; encoded by the coding sequence GTGCGCGACGGTAACAGCCCCACCGGCGACCAGCCTGTTCAGCCCACCCGTGAGGTGCTGCCCGGCGAGGGCGAGCCCGGCGCTGTCGCGGTGATCGTCGGCGCGGACGCCACCCGGATCGTCCTGTCGGGCGAGGTCGACGCGGACCTCGGGCCCGAGCTGCAGGAGGCCACGGCGGAGGCCGAGAGCATGGGCCTGCCGATCGAGGTGGACGCGCACCACGTCACGTTCATGGACTCGTCGGGCGTCGCGTTCCTCGCCCGGCTGTCGATCCGTTCGCAGCACCGCGTCCGGCTCCTGCGCGTGCCGCCCACCGTGCGGTTCCTGCTGGAGGTCACGCGCATCGGCGAGCTGCTGGACGTCGTCGAGGAGTCCGACGAGCGCGCGTTCCAGCCCGTGGCACCCGAGCCGGGCGGCGTCGCCTGA
- a CDS encoding DUF3151 domain-containing protein, with translation MSHENLLGGPAPTLLPDDAADAEARAALADGSSVRDAARVAPAASLVWALLAEEALRDTGDPVAAYAYARTGYHRGLDALRRAGWRGQGPVPAAHVPNQGFLRALLALAEAAEAIGEDPEAERCLQLLADSGTSAEEVAALR, from the coding sequence ATGAGCCACGAGAACCTGCTGGGCGGCCCCGCGCCGACGCTGCTCCCCGACGACGCGGCCGACGCGGAGGCGCGTGCGGCGCTGGCCGACGGCTCGTCGGTGCGGGACGCCGCGCGTGTGGCGCCCGCGGCGTCGCTGGTGTGGGCGCTGCTCGCCGAGGAGGCGCTGCGGGACACGGGCGACCCCGTGGCCGCGTACGCCTACGCGCGGACCGGCTACCACCGCGGGCTCGACGCGCTGCGGCGCGCGGGCTGGCGCGGGCAGGGTCCGGTGCCCGCCGCGCACGTGCCGAACCAGGGCTTCCTGCGTGCGCTGCTCGCGCTCGCGGAGGCGGCCGAGGCGATCGGGGAGGACCCGGAGGCGGAGCGCTGCCTGCAGCTCCTGGCCGACTCGGGCACGTCGGCCGAGGAGGTCGCCGCGCTCCGGTGA